In Populus nigra chromosome 1, ddPopNigr1.1, whole genome shotgun sequence, one genomic interval encodes:
- the LOC133677300 gene encoding chaperone protein dnaJ C76, chloroplastic-like isoform X2: MSVSLLPIDRLSMPKAFQIHASYFNPSTTISRHKCSPVRCCDRRREGSARTKKNYYELLGVSVDSSNQKIKEAYRKLQKKYHPDISGHKGHEYALMLNEAYNVLMTDDLRTKYDASIGHMTVQIGKNNYVNVMGSSSWKGPLRPQALFVDENACIGCRECVHHASNTFILDESIGCARVKTQYGDDDQKIEVSVESCPVNCIYWVDREELALLEFLIQPQLKQGYGVFGQGWERPANVFMAAKTLSKQLRQQAEHTHNNVRTTVEEETPAQAEARANASLKIKMESFSKIWDSLNGIFG; this comes from the exons ATGTCAGTTTCTCTACTCCCAATTGATCGTCTTTCAATGCCAAAAGCTTTCCAAATTCACGCCAGCTACTTCAATCCTTCCACAACTATCTCAAG GCACAAATGCTCCCCAGTCAGATGTTGTGATAGAAGAAGGGAAGGGAGTGCAAGAACAAAGAAGAATTACTATGAGTTGCTGGGAGTTTCAGTTGATTCCAGTAACCAGAAAATTAAAGAGGCTTATAGGAAGTTACAAAAGAAATATCACCCTGATATTTCTGGACATAAG GGCCATGAGTACGCTCTGATGCTGAATGAAGCCTATAATGTCCTGATGACAGATGATCTTAGGACAAAGTATGATGCTTCCATTGGTCATATGACAGTGCAGATTGGGAAAAACAACTATGTTAATGTCATGGGTTCCAGCTCATGGAAAGGGCCATTGAGACCCCAAGCTCtgtttgttgatgaaaatgCATGCATAG GGTGCAGAGAATGTGTGCACCATGCTAGCAACACATTCATCCTGGATGAATCAATTGGTTGCGCACGAGTAAAAACTCAATATGGAGATGACGACCAAAAAATAGAG GTATCAGTTGAATCATGTCCCGTGAACTGCATCTACTGGGTGGATAGGGAAGAATTGGCACTTCTTGAGTTCCTAATTCAACCGCAACTAAAGCAAGGTTATGGTGTATTTGGGCAAGGCTGGGAAAGACCTGCTAATGTTTTCATGGCAGCAAAGACATTGAGCAAGCAGTTGAGACAGCAGGCTGAACATACTCACAACAATG TGCGAACAACTGTAGAGGAAGAAACCCCTGCTCAAGCCGAGGCTCGTGCGAATGCTAGCTTGAAAATCAAGATGGAGAGCTTCTCAAAAATCTGGGATTCATTGAATGgaatttttggttaa
- the LOC133677300 gene encoding chaperone protein dnaJ C76, chloroplastic-like isoform X1 produces the protein MSVSLLPIDRLSMPKAFQIHASYFNPSTTISRCRHKCSPVRCCDRRREGSARTKKNYYELLGVSVDSSNQKIKEAYRKLQKKYHPDISGHKGHEYALMLNEAYNVLMTDDLRTKYDASIGHMTVQIGKNNYVNVMGSSSWKGPLRPQALFVDENACIGCRECVHHASNTFILDESIGCARVKTQYGDDDQKIEVSVESCPVNCIYWVDREELALLEFLIQPQLKQGYGVFGQGWERPANVFMAAKTLSKQLRQQAEHTHNNVRTTVEEETPAQAEARANASLKIKMESFSKIWDSLNGIFG, from the exons ATGTCAGTTTCTCTACTCCCAATTGATCGTCTTTCAATGCCAAAAGCTTTCCAAATTCACGCCAGCTACTTCAATCCTTCCACAACTATCTCAAG ATGTAGGCACAAATGCTCCCCAGTCAGATGTTGTGATAGAAGAAGGGAAGGGAGTGCAAGAACAAAGAAGAATTACTATGAGTTGCTGGGAGTTTCAGTTGATTCCAGTAACCAGAAAATTAAAGAGGCTTATAGGAAGTTACAAAAGAAATATCACCCTGATATTTCTGGACATAAG GGCCATGAGTACGCTCTGATGCTGAATGAAGCCTATAATGTCCTGATGACAGATGATCTTAGGACAAAGTATGATGCTTCCATTGGTCATATGACAGTGCAGATTGGGAAAAACAACTATGTTAATGTCATGGGTTCCAGCTCATGGAAAGGGCCATTGAGACCCCAAGCTCtgtttgttgatgaaaatgCATGCATAG GGTGCAGAGAATGTGTGCACCATGCTAGCAACACATTCATCCTGGATGAATCAATTGGTTGCGCACGAGTAAAAACTCAATATGGAGATGACGACCAAAAAATAGAG GTATCAGTTGAATCATGTCCCGTGAACTGCATCTACTGGGTGGATAGGGAAGAATTGGCACTTCTTGAGTTCCTAATTCAACCGCAACTAAAGCAAGGTTATGGTGTATTTGGGCAAGGCTGGGAAAGACCTGCTAATGTTTTCATGGCAGCAAAGACATTGAGCAAGCAGTTGAGACAGCAGGCTGAACATACTCACAACAATG TGCGAACAACTGTAGAGGAAGAAACCCCTGCTCAAGCCGAGGCTCGTGCGAATGCTAGCTTGAAAATCAAGATGGAGAGCTTCTCAAAAATCTGGGATTCATTGAATGgaatttttggttaa
- the LOC133677272 gene encoding uncharacterized protein LOC133677272 isoform X2, protein MQQLMVTSDTTTLSYWLNWRVLLCAIWVFTPMVVAFFLIRKYECLGSCKGKTQQEVAHSLCGNQPWRSCLNQIHPIWLLAYRLLSFSLLLPILIAKVSRNGFVMFYYYTQWTFTSVTIYFGFGSLLSIYGCYLYHKTGFYEPHVGRDTEQGYYMPLPHGDRANELEKRKSSEPPEQIHSSQAASICCYLFQMTAGAVMLTDSIYWIIIFPFLTMRDYSLDFLTVNMHTLNAVLLLGDTALNCLPFPWFRVSYFILWTGFFVIFQWIVHACVSIWWPYPFLDLSSSYAPLWYLLVAMMHIPSYGLFMLFIKIKHNLLTKWFPQSYSC, encoded by the exons ATGCAGCAGCTAATGGTTACTTCCGACACTACCACCCTGAGTTACTGGTTGAACTGGAGGGTCTTGCTTTGTGCAATCTGGGTATTTACGCCTATGGTTGTAGCATTCTTCCTTATACGGAAATATGAATGTTTGGGATCATGCAAAGGAAAAACTCAGCAAGAGGTAGCTCATTCGTTGTGCGGCAATCAACCGTGGAGATCATGTCTTAATCAAATTCACCCTATTTGGTTGTTGGCTTATCGacttctttccttctctttgctTTTGCCGATCCTCATTGCCAAAGTTTCTCGTAATGGATTCGTCATGTTTTATTACTATACCCA GTGGACTTTCACTTCTGTTACCATTTATTTTGGG tttggaTCACTGCTTTCCATTTATGGATGTTACCTGTATCACAAAACTGGATTTTATGAACCTCATGTCGGGAGAGACACTGAGCAAGGGTATTACATGCCTCTACCTCATGGGGACAGGGCAAATGaactggaaaaaagaaaatcctcaGAGCCCCCAGAGCAAATTCATTCTTCTCAAGCTGCAAGCATTTGTTGTTATCTTTTTCAG ATGACTGCTGGTGCAGTGATGCTTACTGATTCTATTTATTGGATCATTATTTTTCCGTTTCTTACCATGAGAGATTACTCACTGGATTTT TTAACAGTGAATATGCATACACTCAATGCTGTCTTACTTCTTGGGGACACAGCTTTGAATTGCTTG CCATTCCCTTGGTTTCGGGTTTCTTACTTCATTCTGTGGACtggtttttttgtcattttccaGTGGATTGTGCATGCCTGTGTATCAATTTG GTGGCCATACCCATTTCTTGACTTGTCCTCATCATATGCCCCATTATG GTACTTACTCGTGGCAATGATGCATATACCAAGCTATGGCCTCTTCatgttatttatcaaaataaagcaTAACCTGTTGACAAAATGGTTCCCTCAGTCCTATAGCTGTTAA
- the LOC133677272 gene encoding uncharacterized protein LOC133677272 isoform X3 — protein sequence MQQLMVTSDTTTLSYWLNWRVLLCAIWVFTPMVVAFFLIRKYECLGSCKGKTQQEVAHSLCGNQPWRSCLNQIHPIWLLAYRLLSFSLLLPILIAKVSRNGFVMFYYYTQWTFTSVTIYFGFGSLLSIYGCYLYHKTGFYEPHVGRDTEQGYYMPLPHGDRANELEKRKSSEPPEQIHSSQAASICCYLFQVIFQMTAGAVMLTDSIYWIIIFPFLTMRDYSLDFLTVNMHTLNAVLLLGDTALNCLPFPWFRVSYFILWTGFFVIFQWIVHACVSIWYLLVAMMHIPSYGLFMLFIKIKHNLLTKWFPQSYSC from the exons ATGCAGCAGCTAATGGTTACTTCCGACACTACCACCCTGAGTTACTGGTTGAACTGGAGGGTCTTGCTTTGTGCAATCTGGGTATTTACGCCTATGGTTGTAGCATTCTTCCTTATACGGAAATATGAATGTTTGGGATCATGCAAAGGAAAAACTCAGCAAGAGGTAGCTCATTCGTTGTGCGGCAATCAACCGTGGAGATCATGTCTTAATCAAATTCACCCTATTTGGTTGTTGGCTTATCGacttctttccttctctttgctTTTGCCGATCCTCATTGCCAAAGTTTCTCGTAATGGATTCGTCATGTTTTATTACTATACCCA GTGGACTTTCACTTCTGTTACCATTTATTTTGGG tttggaTCACTGCTTTCCATTTATGGATGTTACCTGTATCACAAAACTGGATTTTATGAACCTCATGTCGGGAGAGACACTGAGCAAGGGTATTACATGCCTCTACCTCATGGGGACAGGGCAAATGaactggaaaaaagaaaatcctcaGAGCCCCCAGAGCAAATTCATTCTTCTCAAGCTGCAAGCATTTGTTGTTATCTTTTTCAGGTTATATTCCAG ATGACTGCTGGTGCAGTGATGCTTACTGATTCTATTTATTGGATCATTATTTTTCCGTTTCTTACCATGAGAGATTACTCACTGGATTTT TTAACAGTGAATATGCATACACTCAATGCTGTCTTACTTCTTGGGGACACAGCTTTGAATTGCTTG CCATTCCCTTGGTTTCGGGTTTCTTACTTCATTCTGTGGACtggtttttttgtcattttccaGTGGATTGTGCATGCCTGTGTATCAATTTG GTACTTACTCGTGGCAATGATGCATATACCAAGCTATGGCCTCTTCatgttatttatcaaaataaagcaTAACCTGTTGACAAAATGGTTCCCTCAGTCCTATAGCTGTTAA
- the LOC133677272 gene encoding uncharacterized protein LOC133677272 isoform X1, translating into MQQLMVTSDTTTLSYWLNWRVLLCAIWVFTPMVVAFFLIRKYECLGSCKGKTQQEVAHSLCGNQPWRSCLNQIHPIWLLAYRLLSFSLLLPILIAKVSRNGFVMFYYYTQWTFTSVTIYFGFGSLLSIYGCYLYHKTGFYEPHVGRDTEQGYYMPLPHGDRANELEKRKSSEPPEQIHSSQAASICCYLFQVIFQMTAGAVMLTDSIYWIIIFPFLTMRDYSLDFLTVNMHTLNAVLLLGDTALNCLPFPWFRVSYFILWTGFFVIFQWIVHACVSIWWPYPFLDLSSSYAPLWYLLVAMMHIPSYGLFMLFIKIKHNLLTKWFPQSYSC; encoded by the exons ATGCAGCAGCTAATGGTTACTTCCGACACTACCACCCTGAGTTACTGGTTGAACTGGAGGGTCTTGCTTTGTGCAATCTGGGTATTTACGCCTATGGTTGTAGCATTCTTCCTTATACGGAAATATGAATGTTTGGGATCATGCAAAGGAAAAACTCAGCAAGAGGTAGCTCATTCGTTGTGCGGCAATCAACCGTGGAGATCATGTCTTAATCAAATTCACCCTATTTGGTTGTTGGCTTATCGacttctttccttctctttgctTTTGCCGATCCTCATTGCCAAAGTTTCTCGTAATGGATTCGTCATGTTTTATTACTATACCCA GTGGACTTTCACTTCTGTTACCATTTATTTTGGG tttggaTCACTGCTTTCCATTTATGGATGTTACCTGTATCACAAAACTGGATTTTATGAACCTCATGTCGGGAGAGACACTGAGCAAGGGTATTACATGCCTCTACCTCATGGGGACAGGGCAAATGaactggaaaaaagaaaatcctcaGAGCCCCCAGAGCAAATTCATTCTTCTCAAGCTGCAAGCATTTGTTGTTATCTTTTTCAGGTTATATTCCAG ATGACTGCTGGTGCAGTGATGCTTACTGATTCTATTTATTGGATCATTATTTTTCCGTTTCTTACCATGAGAGATTACTCACTGGATTTT TTAACAGTGAATATGCATACACTCAATGCTGTCTTACTTCTTGGGGACACAGCTTTGAATTGCTTG CCATTCCCTTGGTTTCGGGTTTCTTACTTCATTCTGTGGACtggtttttttgtcattttccaGTGGATTGTGCATGCCTGTGTATCAATTTG GTGGCCATACCCATTTCTTGACTTGTCCTCATCATATGCCCCATTATG GTACTTACTCGTGGCAATGATGCATATACCAAGCTATGGCCTCTTCatgttatttatcaaaataaagcaTAACCTGTTGACAAAATGGTTCCCTCAGTCCTATAGCTGTTAA
- the LOC133677272 gene encoding uncharacterized protein LOC133677272 isoform X4, translated as MQQLMVTSDTTTLSYWLNWRVLLCAIWVFTPMVVAFFLIRKYECLGSCKGKTQQEVAHSLCGNQPWRSCLNQIHPIWLLAYRLLSFSLLLPILIAKVSRNGFVMFYYYTQWTFTSVTIYFGFGSLLSIYGCYLYHKTGFYEPHVGRDTEQGYYMPLPHGDRANELEKRKSSEPPEQIHSSQAASICCYLFQVIFQMTAGAVMLTDSIYWIIIFPFLTMRDYSLDFSMFFFMSVNSEYAYTQCCLTSWGHSFELLAIPLVSGFLLHSVDWFFCHFPVDCACLCINLVLTRGNDAYTKLWPLHVIYQNKA; from the exons ATGCAGCAGCTAATGGTTACTTCCGACACTACCACCCTGAGTTACTGGTTGAACTGGAGGGTCTTGCTTTGTGCAATCTGGGTATTTACGCCTATGGTTGTAGCATTCTTCCTTATACGGAAATATGAATGTTTGGGATCATGCAAAGGAAAAACTCAGCAAGAGGTAGCTCATTCGTTGTGCGGCAATCAACCGTGGAGATCATGTCTTAATCAAATTCACCCTATTTGGTTGTTGGCTTATCGacttctttccttctctttgctTTTGCCGATCCTCATTGCCAAAGTTTCTCGTAATGGATTCGTCATGTTTTATTACTATACCCA GTGGACTTTCACTTCTGTTACCATTTATTTTGGG tttggaTCACTGCTTTCCATTTATGGATGTTACCTGTATCACAAAACTGGATTTTATGAACCTCATGTCGGGAGAGACACTGAGCAAGGGTATTACATGCCTCTACCTCATGGGGACAGGGCAAATGaactggaaaaaagaaaatcctcaGAGCCCCCAGAGCAAATTCATTCTTCTCAAGCTGCAAGCATTTGTTGTTATCTTTTTCAGGTTATATTCCAG ATGACTGCTGGTGCAGTGATGCTTACTGATTCTATTTATTGGATCATTATTTTTCCGTTTCTTACCATGAGAGATTACTCACTGGATTTT TCCATGTTTTTCTTCATGTCAGTTAACAGTGAATATGCATACACTCAATGCTGTCTTACTTCTTGGGGACACAGCTTTGAATTGCTTG CCATTCCCTTGGTTTCGGGTTTCTTACTTCATTCTGTGGACtggtttttttgtcattttccaGTGGATTGTGCATGCCTGTGTATCAATTTG GTACTTACTCGTGGCAATGATGCATATACCAAGCTATGGCCTCTTCatgttatttatcaaaataaagcaTAA
- the LOC133677272 gene encoding uncharacterized protein LOC133677272 isoform X5, whose translation MQQLMVTSDTTTLSYWLNWRVLLCAIWVFTPMVVAFFLIRKYECLGSCKGKTQQEVAHSLCGNQPWRSCLNQIHPIWLLAYRLLSFSLLLPILIAKVSRNGFVMFYYYTQWTFTSVTIYFGFGSLLSIYGCYLYHKTGFYEPHVGRDTEQGYYMPLPHGDRANELEKRKSSEPPEQIHSSQAASICCYLFQVIFQMTAGAVMLTDSIYWIIIFPFLTMRDYSLDFSMFFFMSVNSEYAYTQCCLTSWGHSFELLAIPLVSGFLLHSVDWFFCHFPVDCACLCINLVAIPIS comes from the exons ATGCAGCAGCTAATGGTTACTTCCGACACTACCACCCTGAGTTACTGGTTGAACTGGAGGGTCTTGCTTTGTGCAATCTGGGTATTTACGCCTATGGTTGTAGCATTCTTCCTTATACGGAAATATGAATGTTTGGGATCATGCAAAGGAAAAACTCAGCAAGAGGTAGCTCATTCGTTGTGCGGCAATCAACCGTGGAGATCATGTCTTAATCAAATTCACCCTATTTGGTTGTTGGCTTATCGacttctttccttctctttgctTTTGCCGATCCTCATTGCCAAAGTTTCTCGTAATGGATTCGTCATGTTTTATTACTATACCCA GTGGACTTTCACTTCTGTTACCATTTATTTTGGG tttggaTCACTGCTTTCCATTTATGGATGTTACCTGTATCACAAAACTGGATTTTATGAACCTCATGTCGGGAGAGACACTGAGCAAGGGTATTACATGCCTCTACCTCATGGGGACAGGGCAAATGaactggaaaaaagaaaatcctcaGAGCCCCCAGAGCAAATTCATTCTTCTCAAGCTGCAAGCATTTGTTGTTATCTTTTTCAGGTTATATTCCAG ATGACTGCTGGTGCAGTGATGCTTACTGATTCTATTTATTGGATCATTATTTTTCCGTTTCTTACCATGAGAGATTACTCACTGGATTTT TCCATGTTTTTCTTCATGTCAGTTAACAGTGAATATGCATACACTCAATGCTGTCTTACTTCTTGGGGACACAGCTTTGAATTGCTTG CCATTCCCTTGGTTTCGGGTTTCTTACTTCATTCTGTGGACtggtttttttgtcattttccaGTGGATTGTGCATGCCTGTGTATCAATTTG GTGGCCATACCCATTTCTTGA
- the LOC133700810 gene encoding phosphoenolpyruvate/phosphate translocator 2, chloroplastic-like has product MLSTALALSLSTPVLRPQKPLYVHSSPRFSPCINLPSLKPLDTVCCHGFSRRKTSLSGCCLSCNTRISAFICRNHGYGSIKVRAASVPDSTGEFEKSSDAARTMQLGAMFGIWYLLNIYFNIFNKQVLKVYPFPATITAFQVGCGTVMIIIMWALNLCNRPKLTRPQILAILPLAVAHTFGNLLTNISLGKVAVSFTHTIKALEPFFTVLFAGLFLGETPAFWVLSSLVPLVGGVGLASLTEVSFNWIGFCSAMASNVTNQSRNVFSKKLMVNKEETLDNVNLFSVITIISFILLVPAAIFMEGFKFTPSYLQSAANQGLNVKELCIRSLLAGFCFHSYQQVSYMILQMVDPVTHAVGNCVKRVVVIVSSVIFFQTPVSPINSIGTAMALAGVFLYSRAKRVKSKTKPKAA; this is encoded by the exons ATGCTGAGCACGGCATTAGCTCTGTCTCTTTCAACCCCAGTTCTTAGACCACAAAAACCTTTATATGTTCACTCTAGCCCCAGATTTAGCCCATGTATTAACCTCCCTTCTTTAAAACCGCTTGATACTGTTTGCTGCCATGGCTTCTCTCGTCGAAAAACTTCCCTGTCGGGTTGTTGTTTGAGTTGCAATACTCGAATCTCTGCATTTATCTGTCGAAATCATGGATATGGCAGTATCAAGGTCCGGGCTGCCTCAGTTCCTGACAGTACTGGTGAATTTGAGAAGTCAAGTGATGCGGCTAGGACAATGCAGCTAGGTGCTATGTTTGGAATTTGGTATCTTTTGAATATCTACTTCAACATCTTTAACAAGCAG GTTCTGAAGGTGTATCCATTTCCAGCAACAATTACAGCATTCCAAGTTGGCTGTGGGACTGTGATGATCATCATAATGTGGGCACTAAATCTCTGCAACAGACCAAAGCTTACTCGTCCACAG ATTTTAGCAATCCTACCTTTGGCTGTAGCACACACATTTGGTAACCTTCTTACTAATATTAGTCTGGGAAAGGTTGCTGTCTCATTCACTCATACAATCAAAGCTTTGGAACCCTTTTTCACAGTGTTATTTGCTGGATTGTTTCTTGGCGAG ACGCCTGCTTTCTGGGTACTTTCCTCTCTTGTGCCACTAGTAGGTGGAGTAGGCTTGGCATCATTAACTGAGGTCTCTTTTAATTG GATCGGTTTCTGTAGTGCAATGGCTTCCAATGTGACTAACCAGTCACGAAATGTATTTAGCAAAAAGTTGATGGTTAACAAAGAG GAAACTTTGGACAACGTCAATCTCTTCTCTGTCATAACCATCATTTCTTTTATCCTGCTGGTTCCTGCTGCTATTTTCATGGAAGGCTTTAAGTTTACTCCATCATACCTGCAGTCTGCT GCAAACCAAGGGTTGAATGTTAAAGAGCTATGCATAAGATCTCTTCTCGCCGGATTCTGCTTCCACTCTTATCAACAA GTCTCCTACATGATATTACAGATGGTAGATCCTGTCACACATGCTGTTGGAAATTGCGTGAAGCGTGTGGTGGTCATAGTCTCATCAGTCATCTTCTTTCAAACTCCTGTGTCGCCCATAAACTCCATTg GAACTGCTATGGCCCTTGCTGGAGTCTTCTTGTATTCAAGAGCAAAGCGGGTGAAGTCGAAGACAAAGCCAAAGGCTGCATGA